ATGGATTCTACCAAAAGATAATAGCTAAAATCATAGGAATCCATAATTTCATATAACTCCTTTGTGGATGAGCTTACACCTTTTTTCACAAGTAAATCAAAAATCTGGGATACACTGAAACCTTCTGGAATTGTTACCTTCACAGTTCTTCCTAAATTGCTTACTTTAGAGGCAAGGGGCAGTGCTGAAACTTCTCCATAAGGATTATATAAAATAACGCCTTCATAATTTAAGGTATCATAGCCAGCTGCTTGTAAATCCGTAACTTTGAAGGATTTTACTCCTTTTGAATTCCCCATTACCCATTTAAGAGCCGACATTTCTATCATAATAGCCTTATTTTCAGCAGATATATATGAAGCATGCGGCAATGCTTTTTTAACTCCTTTTTTACTTCCTAAAGCATAATAGGTACATTTGTTTTCATTACTTTTTAATACTACTTTTCTGCCATTATAAAGATTTACAACCGTTGACGTTTTTGTTTTTGTATTGTAGTTGAATTTCACATCCGGCATTAAGGCACATACATCTTTTAAGGGAATCATGATGCTACCTGATTCTGTAATTTCTACCCCTGCACCCTCCTCATTTTCTAAGTCCCAAAAAGTATACGTTCCATTTTTATCAACTATCAGTAGCCCGTAATTAATTCCTTCTGCCTGAACCAAACTGCCTGCCATACCTGCAGAAAATATCAATAATACTATTATAATTAAAGCTGCACTATTTTTTTTCATATAATGCCTTATATCCTTTCTTACATTTTTTTCTTATTATTTTACTCCGTTTTCTAATCTATGTCATTCTATATTTATATTTTTTACCTATTATGGTATTCCAGAAAGCCATTCTTTATCACGTCAACTAAATGATACTATCAACTCCTGTTACATTTTTCCGATAATTCCTGCACGGTATGTACTGTACAGATGTATGGTGGACTATGCGCCTTCTCTGAAGGAGAAAATGATAATCCCTACTATCTTCTGGCAAAGCAAAAACCCTCTCCTTATTCAGATGACTTTACAATGGAATATTTTAAGGATTTACTTACGTCCATTCAACCACTGAAAACATCCGCTAAAGCCTTTTTAGCAACGGAACAAAGAATACCCGGATTAGGTAATGGCGTATTGCAGGACATACTATATAAAGCTTGGATCCATCCAAAAACCAAGATATCCACTCTGCTTGTGGAACAGTTACATTACCTGTATCAGGTTATAAAGAAAACACTATTGCAGAATGAAAAGGGAGGAAGGGATACAGAAAAAGACCTGTTTGGACAACCCGGAGGTTACAAGACTAAGTTAAGTAAGAAGACCGTCGGAACAAAATGCCCAAAATGCTGGGAGCTAATCATAAAAGCTTATTTGAGTGGCAGTATTTATTATTGCACCGGCTGTCAAAAGGTTTCATAAATTTTGTTTGTAAGAATCTGCATAAAGACAAGGAAGGTTCTCATAAGATTAGTAATGATATTAAGAAGGAATTGAGCTGCCATGAATAAAAAGCAAACCATACAAATCATCGTAAGCTGCAGTGATTATGAAAAAAATTACAATGAGGTAGCTTCTATGGGAAAGTTGAAATATAAACTACCTATGATAGATTCTTATGTCATTGAGGTGGAACAAGAAAGG
The nucleotide sequence above comes from Anaerocolumna cellulosilytica. Encoded proteins:
- the mltG gene encoding endolytic transglycosylase MltG yields the protein MKKNSAALIIIVLLIFSAGMAGSLVQAEGINYGLLIVDKNGTYTFWDLENEEGAGVEITESGSIMIPLKDVCALMPDVKFNYNTKTKTSTVVNLYNGRKVVLKSNENKCTYYALGSKKGVKKALPHASYISAENKAIMIEMSALKWVMGNSKGVKSFKVTDLQAAGYDTLNYEGVILYNPYGEVSALPLASKVSNLGRTVKVTIPEGFSVSQIFDLLVKKGVSSSTKELYEIMDSYDFSYYLLVESIKANVNRAFLLEGYLYPDTYEFYRLSKPQDVIGKFLKNAEAKLTAEDRVKAENHGLSVDQLLTIASLIEKEAGKKQWMGDISSVIHNRLNKGMKLQLDASIFYVERYIKPFIEGDINRYNSFYNTYKCSDLPAGPICNPGRNAIDAALNPNETNYLFFYSDSQGIYHFSEELVNQKAQN